A genomic segment from Toxotes jaculatrix isolate fToxJac2 chromosome 6, fToxJac2.pri, whole genome shotgun sequence encodes:
- the adgrl4 gene encoding adhesion G protein-coupled receptor L4 translates to MESLLKSPMKLVLLTAWLSSLMDPCSLSDICDSCHQLATCKTLNGSNNACFCNHGYTGDGTTFCNDDNECQNVTNICGDRGTCTNTAGSYYCTCVSGYTSTGQLKFQPNDGTECRDIDECMTGQVCGPNSHCHNTNGSFYCTCQRDYVPTSGAQHFHPERGVRCKEHPQKYCHDNIGCITQAVNKTLENMSNLTEPQSLLKEIAKQTSGELTSVEVIAYVEALCRSASTLAAGEKDYTVKPSVINSTLSKLVKAVNNLVEKDELVAWSRIKEERRKHTVTKLLHTVEESTLTLANNYKTPTELEIKATEMELKLFTFDARHTKAKLSTSMGGDQISLTPRLTPEEDRNGSVSVVFVRYDSIGDILKPSSDPGVTDYSRYAGTGEITVNSQVIAAAVKPADVYQLDHVTFTLRHNEPIDTKADVTKCAFWKYGPDSLKGDWATDGCKTVHVNSNATTCSCNHLTHFAILMSSGRANLVAHYTILTRITQLGMIISLICLSMCIFTFWFFSEIQSTRTTIHKNLCCSLFMAEFIFLVGINMNTHKLFCSVIAGLLHYFFLAAFAWMCIEGIHLYLIVVGVIYNKGFLHRNFYIFGYGSPAVVVAISATLGSKYYGTDKVCWLSTENHFIWSFIGPACLIILVNLLAFGVIIYKVYRHTAVKKPEISHYENIRSCARGALALLFVLGATWTFGVLHILHETTLTAYLFTITNAFQGMFIFIFLCVLSRKIQEEYYRLFKNVPCCFECLR, encoded by the exons ATGGAGTCTTTACTCAAGTCACCAATGAAACTTGTACTTTTGACAG CATGGCTCTCCAGTCTGATGGACCCATGCAGCCTCTCTGACATTTGTGATTCTTGTCACCAACTTGCAACATGCAAGACCCTAAATGGATCAAACAACGCCTGCTTCTGTAACCATGGATATACCGGGGATGGAACAACGTTTTGCAATG ATGACAACGAATGCCAGAATGTGACTAATATCTGTGGGGACAGAGGgacctgcacaaacacagcaggcagCTACTACTGTACATGTGTCTCTGGATACACGTCGACAGGACAGCTCAAGTTCCAACCCAACGATGGCACCGAATGCCGCG ATATTGATGAATGCATGACAGGACAGGTCTGTGGACCAAACTCACACTGCCATAATACGAATGGATCTTTCTATTGCACCTGTCAACGTGATTACGTCCCAACTTCAGGCGCTCAGCACTTTCATCCAGAGAGAGGTGTGAGATGTAAAG AACACCCCCAAAAATACTGCCACGACAACATCGGGTGCATCACACAGGCTGTCAACAAAACACTTGAAAAT ATGAGCAACCTCACGGAGCCCCAGAGTCTGTTGAAGGAAATTGCCAAGCAGACGTCCGGCGAACTCACCTCAGTGGAAGTGATTGCATATGTTGAGGCCTTGTGTCGCTCCGCATCAACACTGGCTGCAGGAGAAAAGGATTATACTGTCAAACCATCAGTCATCAACTCAACTCTTTCA AAATTAGTAAAAGCGGTAAACAACCTGGTGGAAAAGGATGAACTGGTGGcttggagcagaataaaagaagaGCGTCGGAAACATACCGTCACCAAGCTGCTGCACACTGTTGAGGAAAGTACTCTGACATTGGCCAACAACTACAAAACTCCCACTGAGCTCGAAATCAAAGCTACCGAAATGG AATTAAAACTCTTCACCTTTGATGCTCGTCACACAAAAGCCAAACTGTCTACTTCCATGGGAGGAGATCAAATAAGTCTGACTCCAAGACTGACaccagaggaggacagaaatg GAAGTGTGTCAGTGGTGTTTGTGCGATATGACAGCATCGGTGACATCCTGAAGCCGAGCAGCGACCCAGGTGTCACCGACTACTCGCGCTATGCAGGAACAGGGGAAATCACTGTCAACTCCCAAGTCATAGCAGCAGCCGTCAAACCTGCTGACGTTTACCAACTTGACCATGTCACCTTCACTCTGAGACACAATGAG CCCATTGACACTAAAGCTGATGTGACGAAGTGCGCCTTCTGGAAGTACGGGCCGGACAGCCTGAAGGGAGACTGGGCCACTGATGGCTGCAAGACCGTTCACGTCAACAGCAATGCAACCACCTGCTCCTGCAATCACCTCACACATTTCGCTATCCTCATGTCCTCTGGGCGAGCCAAT CTGGTGGCCCACTATACCATCCTGACCCGGATCACCCAGCTGGGGATGATCATCtccctcatctgtctgtccatgtgcATCTTCACCTTCTGGTTCTTCAGTGAGATCCAGAGCACCAGAACCACCATCCACAAGAACCTGTGCTGCAGCCTGTTCATGGCTGAGTTCATCTTCCTGGTGGGGatcaacatgaacacacataag CTTTTCTGCTCTGTTATTGCAGGGCTGCTGCACTATTTCTTCCTTGCGGCCTTTGCCTGGATGTGTATTGAGGGCATCCATCTGTACCTAATAGTGGTTGGCGTCATCTACAACAAAGGCTTCCTGCACCGTAACTTTTACATCTTTGGCTATGGAAGCCCGGCAGTGGTGGTGGCCATCTCTGCAACGTTAGGCTCTAAGTACTATGGCACTGATAAAGT GTGTTGGCTGAGCACAGAAAACCACTTCATATGGAGTTTCATTGGGCCTGCGTGTTTGATCATTCTG GTTAATCTCTTGGCTTTTGGGGTAATCATCTACAAAGTGTACCGGcacactgctgtgaaaaagcCTGAAATCAGCCACTATGAAAACATCAG GTCCTGTGCCCGTGGTGCCTTGGCCCTGCTGTTCGTGCTGGGAGCCACCTGGACCTTTGGAGTGCTGCATATTCTCCATGAGACCACGCTCACTGCCTATTTGTTCACCATCACCAATGCTTTCCAGGGCATGTtcatctttatctttctctgtgtgctgtCCAGAAAG ATTCAGGAGGAGTACTACAGGCTTTTCAAAAACGTGCCATGCTGTTTTGAATGCTTGAGATGA